The proteins below are encoded in one region of Candidatus Omnitrophota bacterium:
- a CDS encoding glycosyltransferase family 2 protein, giving the protein MEFSVVIPVLNEAESLSPLQKELQEVMQQMRCEYEIVYVDDASSDSSLEVLKGLAEQYERIRVVSFNKNRGQSAALAAGFNVSRGEWIITLDSDGQNPPSEIVKLIEFKDKFDFVTGVRKNRQDSFNRKIASSVAKFFRWLTLGDISQDTGCSLRLFKKEILNSLPLFDHFHRFFNLLVRSKGFSIKEVAVNHRGRLFGVSKYSTTKRMLSGIFDLWGVVWFKKRLIKYEVKYQR; this is encoded by the coding sequence ATGGAGTTTTCAGTAGTTATTCCAGTGCTAAACGAAGCTGAAAGTTTATCGCCATTGCAAAAAGAGCTTCAAGAAGTTATGCAGCAGATGCGTTGTGAGTATGAAATTGTCTACGTGGACGATGCCAGTTCTGACTCATCGTTAGAAGTCTTAAAAGGTTTAGCTGAACAATATGAACGAATAAGAGTAGTTTCGTTTAATAAAAATCGGGGTCAGTCTGCGGCCTTAGCTGCCGGTTTTAATGTTTCGCGCGGTGAATGGATTATAACTTTGGACTCTGATGGGCAGAACCCGCCTAGTGAGATTGTTAAGCTGATAGAGTTTAAAGACAAATTTGATTTTGTTACCGGGGTACGCAAAAATCGACAGGATAGTTTTAATCGAAAAATAGCTTCTTCGGTAGCTAAATTTTTTCGCTGGTTAACCCTTGGCGATATTAGTCAAGACACTGGTTGCTCCCTGCGCCTATTTAAAAAAGAAATATTAAACAGCTTACCTTTATTTGATCATTTTCATAGATTTTTTAATCTTTTAGTTCGGAGTAAAGGATTTTCAATAAAAGAAGTTGCGGTTAACCATCGAGGCCGGTTGTTTGGAGTTTCAAAGTATAGCACAACTAAGAGAATGCTTTCGGGGATTTTTGATCTTTGGGGTGTTGTTTGGTTTAAAAAAAGGTTGATTAAATATGAAGTTAAATACCAGCGCTGA
- a CDS encoding lipid-A-disaccharide synthase N-terminal domain-containing protein — protein MKLNTSAETVWIAVGLLGQFLFFMRFFIQWLASERKKQSVIPVAFWYCSIAGGFILLLYAIYRRDPVFIAGQSCGVLIYIRNLYLIYCRKKYSNQEDKIKGC, from the coding sequence ATGAAGTTAAATACCAGCGCTGAAACCGTTTGGATTGCCGTGGGTCTTTTAGGCCAGTTTCTTTTTTTTATGAGATTCTTTATCCAATGGTTGGCTTCAGAGCGTAAAAAACAAAGTGTTATCCCGGTTGCTTTTTGGTATTGTAGCATCGCCGGAGGGTTTATTTTACTTCTTTATGCTATTTATCGACGGGATCCAGTTTTTATTGCTGGACAATCCTGTGGAGTTTTAATTTATATAAGGAATTTGTATCTTATTTATTGTCGAAAGAAATATAGCAACCAAGAAGATAAGATAAAGGGGTGCTAG